From Pseudomonas sp. stari2:
ACGCGGTCACCGACCTTGAACCGGGTGACGGCGCTGCCCACTGCCTCGACGATGCCCGCGCCTTCCGCCCCTACTCCGGACGGCAATGACGGTGGCGCGTAGAGACCGCTGCGGTAGTAGGTGTCGATGAAATTCAGGCCGATGGCCTTGTTGCTCACGCGAACTTGCTGCGGGCCGGGTTCGGCGGGCTGGTAGTCAACGTATTCGAGCACTTCGGGGCCGCCATGGGTGCGGAACTGGATTCGCTTTGCCATCTGCCTACTCCTTGGGACGATTCGGAAGGCCCCTATCGAACTCCCCTGCTTGATCTTCGTCAACTGCGGCGTGCCTACCTGCGATGGTATGCTACGCGCCCATTTGCGCCACCCCCTCGCCCACGGGGCGATGCCCGATCCAAGGTGAAGCCATGACGACCCGCACCGACGCCGTAAAGGCCTATCTGCTCGACCTGCAAGACCGCATCTGCGCGGCCCTGGAATCCGAAGACGGTGGCACGCGCTTCGTCGAAGACGCCTGGACCCGTGCAGCCGGCGGTGGCGGTCGCACCCGGGTGATCGAGAACGGCACAGTAATCGAAAAGGGCGGCGTCAACTTTTCCCACGTCTTCGGCAGTGGCCTGCCACCGTCCGCCAGCGCCCATCGGCCGGAACTGGCCGGGCGAGGTTTCGAAGCCCTCGGCGTGTCGCTGGTCATCCATCCGCACAACCCGCATGTGCCGACGTCCCACGCCAACGTGCGCTTTTTCATTGCCGAGAAGGAAGGCGAGGAGCCGGTCTGGTGGTTCGGCGGTGGCTTCGACCTGACGCCGTATTACGGCAACGAAGAAGACTGCATCCACTGGCACCGCATCGCCGAGCAGGCCTGCGCGCCGTTCGGCCCGGACGTCTATCCGCGCTACAAGGCCTGGTGCGACACCTATTTCCACATCAAGCATCGCCACGAGCCGCGTGGCATCGGCGGCCTGTTCTTCGACGACCTGAACGAGTGGGACTTCGATACCAGCTTCGCCTTCATGCGCGCCATCGGCGATGCATACATCGACGCTTACCTGCCAATCGTGCAACGCCGCAAGAACGATGCGTTCACCGCCAAACAGCGTGAGTTCCAGGAGTTCCGTCGCGGTCGCTACGTCGAGTTCAACCTGGTCTACGACCGTGGCACCCTGTTCGGCCTGCAGTCGGGCGGGCGAACCGAGTCGATCCTGATGTCGCTGCCGCCACAAGTACGCTGGGCCTACGACTGGAAAGCCGAGCCGGGCAGCGAAGAAGCACGCCTGACCGAGTACTTCCTGCAAGACCGCGACTGGCTGGCCCAGGCCTGAGGACTTCTGATGG
This genomic window contains:
- the hemF gene encoding oxygen-dependent coproporphyrinogen oxidase, whose protein sequence is MTTRTDAVKAYLLDLQDRICAALESEDGGTRFVEDAWTRAAGGGGRTRVIENGTVIEKGGVNFSHVFGSGLPPSASAHRPELAGRGFEALGVSLVIHPHNPHVPTSHANVRFFIAEKEGEEPVWWFGGGFDLTPYYGNEEDCIHWHRIAEQACAPFGPDVYPRYKAWCDTYFHIKHRHEPRGIGGLFFDDLNEWDFDTSFAFMRAIGDAYIDAYLPIVQRRKNDAFTAKQREFQEFRRGRYVEFNLVYDRGTLFGLQSGGRTESILMSLPPQVRWAYDWKAEPGSEEARLTEYFLQDRDWLAQA